The following are encoded together in the Vidua macroura isolate BioBank_ID:100142 chromosome 6, ASM2450914v1, whole genome shotgun sequence genome:
- the TCIRG1 gene encoding V-type proton ATPase 116 kDa subunit a 3: MGSLFRSEEVCLAQLFLQSASAYSCISELGERGLLEFRDLNPKVSPFQRRFVGEVRRCEEMEKTFTFLQQELRAAGRVPGPCPESPRAPAAREALRVQEQSEQLAQELREVSRNRASLRGRLRDLRQYLHVLREGQRFTSLPAPLGSPPRPRALSEREPILDPSLHQHLDRKINFVAGVIHPWRVTAFERLLWRACRGYLVASFVEMPEPMEDLATGENITWVIFLISYWGEQIGQKIRKISDCFHCQVYAYPESEASRTEAITRLHGQIQELSVTLEETEKYLAEVLDKVAQVLPTWRVQVQKMKAIYLVLNQCSFDVTKKCLIAEVWCPVRDLTQVQDALRQGSYQSGSSVECFVQRVPTAESPPTLIRTNKFTAGFQSIVDAYGVASYQEVNPAPYAIITFPFIFAIMFGDVGHGLLMFLFALWMVLYEDSPRLRQGTNEIWLTFFEGRYLILLMGAFSIYTGFIYNECFSKATAIFPSAWSVATMANHSSWSSAYLATHPSLTLDPNVTGVFRGPYPFGIDPIWSLATNHLNFLNSFKMKMSVVLGIVHMGFGVMLGVFNHVHFQQRHRLVLEFLPEMIFLLALFGYLVFLIFYKWIKFSAADSLVAPSILIHFIDMFLFTSNAENLPLYPGQVPVQMVLVVLALASVPVLLLGTPLYQWCRQRAPSTPLATGEQEPLLEGQEAGNSVNATTEDVESGGHSPDAKHLDFAEIFMHQAIHTIEYCLGCVSNTASYLRLWALSLAHAQLSEVLWSMVMRNGFVGLSYVGGVVLVPVFAAFAVLTVAILLVMEGLSAFLHALRLHWVEFQNKFYVGAGYKLCPFAFAPDTWD, encoded by the exons ATGGGGTCCCTGTTCCGCAGCGAGGAGGTTTGCTTGGCCCAGCTCTTCCTCCAGTCGGCTTCTGCCTACAGCTGCATCagcgagctgggggagcgcgggcTGCTGGAGTTCAGAGAC CTGAACCCCAAAGTGAGCCCCTTCCAGCGACGCTTCGTGGGCGAGGTGCGGCGCTGCGAGGAGATGGAGAAAACCTTCA ccttcctgcagcaggagctgcggGCCGCGGGGCGGGTGCCGGGGCCGTGTCCCGAGAGCCCGCGGGCGCCGGCGGCGCGGGAAGCGCTGCGGGTGCAGGAGCAGTCGGAGCAGCTGGCGCAGGAGCTGCGGGAGGTCTCCCGGAACCGAGCGTCCCTGCGCGGCCGCCTGCGGGACCTGCGCCAGTACCTGCACGTGCTGCGCGAGGGACAGCGCTTCACCAGCCTGCCG GCCCCCCTGGGCTCCCCGCCGCGGCCACGGGCGCTCTCGGAGCGTGAGCCCATCCTCGACCCCTCCCTGCACCAGCACCTCGACCGCAAGATCAA CTTCGTGGCCGGCGTCATCCACCCGTGGCGAGTGACCGCCTTCGAGCGGCTGCTGTGGCGCGCCTGCCGCGGGTACCTGGTGGCCTCCTTCGTGGAGATGCCCGAGCCTATGGAGGACCTGGCCACG ggtgaGAACATCACCTGGGTCATCTTCCTCATCTCCTACTGGGGCGAGCAGATTGGGCAGAAGATCCGCAAGATCTCGGACTG ctTCCACTGCCAGGTGTATGCATACCCGGAGAGTGAGGCCAGCAGGACAGAAGCCATTACCAGGCTGCATGGCCAGATCCAGGAGCTCAGCGTG ACGCTGGAGGAGACGGAGAAGTACCTGGCGGAGGTGTTGGACAAGGTGGCACAGGTGCTGCCCACCTGGCGCGTGCAGGTGCAGAAGATGAAGGCCATCTACCTCGTCCTCAACCAGTGCAGCTTCGATGTCACCAAGAAGTGCCTCATCGCCGAAGTCTGGTGCCCCGTGCGGGACCTCACCCAAGTGCAGGATGCCCTGCGCCAGGGATCT TACCAGAGCGGCTCCAGCGTGGAGTGCTTCGTGCAGCGCGTCCCCACCGCAGAGAGCCCCCCCACCCTCATCCGCACCAACAAGTTCACCGCCGGCTTCCAGAGCATCGTGGATGCTTATGGGGTGGCCAGTTACCAGGAGGTGAACCCCG CACCCTACGCCATCATCACCTTCCCCTTCATCTTCGCCATCATGTTTGGGGACGTGGGGCACGGGCTGCTCATGTTCCTCTTTGCGCTCTGGATGGTGCTGTACGAGGACAGCCCCCGCCTGCGGCAGGGCACCAACGAG ATCTGGCTGACATTCTTCGAGGGGCGCTACCTCATCTTGCTCATGGGTGCTTTCTCCATCTACACCGGTTTCATCTACAATGAGTGCTTCAGCAAAGCCACTGCCATCTTCCCCTCTGCCTGGAGTGTGGCCACCATGGCCAACCACTCCTCCTGGAG ctctgcgTACCTCGCCACCCACCCCTCGCTCACCCTGGACCCCAATGTCACCGGTGTCTTCCGAGGGCCATATCCGTTTGGGATCGACCCA ATCTGGAGCTTGGCCACCAACCACCTCAACTTCCTCAACTCCTTCAAGATGAAGATGTCAGTGGTGCTGGGCATCGTGCACATGGGCTTCGGTGTCATGTTGGGGGTCTTCAACCACGT ACACTTCCAGCAGCGGCACCGGCTGGTCCTGGAGTTCCTTCCAGAGATGATTTTCCTCCTGGCTCTTTTTGGCTACCTGGTCTTCCTCATCTTCTACAAGTGGATCAAGTTCAGTGCTGCTGACTCCCTGGTGGCCCCCAGCATCCTCATCCATTTCATCGACATGTTCCTCTTCACCTCCAATGCCGAGAACCTCCCGCTCTACCCGGGGCAG GTGCCAGTGCAGAtggtgctggtggtgctggCGCTGGCGTCGGTGCCcgtcctgctcctggggacgCCGCTGTACCAGTGGTGCCGGCAGCGTGCCCCGAGTACG CCGCTGGCCACGGGGGAACAGGAACCgctgctggagggacaggaggctgGGAACTCTGTCAATGCCACCACGGAGGACGTGGAGAGCGGGGGGCACAGCCCTGATGCCAAA cacttGGACTTCGCCGAAATCTTCATGCATCAGGCGATCCACACCATCGAGTACTGCCTGGGCTGTGTCTCCAACACCGCGTCCTACCTGCGACTCTGGGCACTCAGCCTGGCACACGCCC AGCTCTCGGAGGTCCTGTGGTCCATGGTGATGCGGAACGGCTTCGTGGGGCTGAGCTACGTGGGCGGTGTGGTGCTGGTGCCCGTCTTCGCCGCCTTCGCCGTGCTGACCGTGGCCATCCTGCTGGTGATGGAGGGGCTCTCTGCCTTCCTCCATGCCCTGCGCCTGCATTG GGTGGAGTTCCAGAATAAGTTCTACGTGGGTGCCGGGTACAAGCTGTGCCCCTTCGCCTTTGCCCCGGACACCTGGGACTAG
- the NDUFS8 gene encoding NADH dehydrogenase [ubiquinone] iron-sulfur protein 8, mitochondrial yields MRSARGGDQGSGRRRALGAGPAMAALRLLYQAARAGPLAPLGSLRPLSTSTPRDCYKYVNVQEPAMDIRSITDRAAQTLLWTELVRGLAMTLSYLFREPATINYPFEKGPLSPRFRGEHALRRYPSGEERCIACKLCEAVCPAQAITIEAEPRADGSRRTTRYDIDMTKCIYCGFCQEACPVDAIVEGPNFEFSTETHEELLYNKEKLLNNGDKWEAEIAANIQADYLYR; encoded by the exons ATGCGCAGTGCCCGCGGGGGCGACCAGGGGTCAGGACGCCGGAGGGCCCTTGGGGCAG GACCGGCCATGGCAGCGCTGCGACTGCTGTACCAGGCTGCCCGTGCAG gCCCCCTGGCCCCACTGGGCTCCCTGCGCCCGCTcagcaccagcacccccagggactGTTACA AGTACGTCAACGTCCAGGAGCCGGCCATGGACATACGATCCATCACTGACCGCGCCGCCCAGACCCTGCTCTGGACCGAGCTCGTCCGAG GCCTGGCCATGACCCTGAGCTACCTTTTCCGTGAGCCGGCCACCATCAATTACCCGTTTGAGAAGGGCCCGCTGAGCCCGCGGTTCCGCGGGGAGCACGCGCTGCGCCGGTACCCGTCCGGGGAGGAGCGCTGCATCGCCTGCAAGCTCTGCGAGGCCGTGTGCCCGGCACAG GCCATCACCATCGAGGCCGAGCCCCGCGCCGACGGCAGCCGCCGCACCACCCGCTACGACATCGACATGACCAAGTGCATCTACTGCGGGTTCTGCCAGGAGGCCTGTCCTGTGGATGCCATCGTGGAG GGCCCCAACTTCGAGTTCTCAACGGAGACGCACGAGGAGCTGCTCTACAACAAGGAGAAGCTGCTCAACAACGGCGACAAGTGGGAGGCCGAGATCGCGGCCAACATCCAGGCTGATTACCTGTACCGGTGA